One window of the Ictidomys tridecemlineatus isolate mIctTri1 chromosome 11, mIctTri1.hap1, whole genome shotgun sequence genome contains the following:
- the Rnf19b gene encoding E3 ubiquitin-protein ligase RNF19B isoform X1, which produces MGSEKDSESPRSTSLHAAAPDPKCRSGGRRRRLTFHSVFSASARGRRARAKPQAEPPPPAAPPPAPAPAAAQAPPPEALPAEPVAEAEEAAAAAGAGLNDEEAAEGGGPGTEEVECPLCLVRLPPERAPRLLSCPHRSCRDCLRHYLRLEISESRVPISCPECSERLNPHDIRLLLADPPLMHKYEEFMLRRYLASDPDCRWCPAPDCGYAVIAYGCASCPKLTCEREGCQTEFCYHCKQIWHPNQTCDMARQQRAQTLRVRTKHTSGLSYGQESGPADDIKPCPRCSAYIIKMNDGSCNHMTCAVCGCEFCWLCMKEISDLHYLSPSGCTFWGKKPWSRKKKILWQLGTLIGAPVGISLIAGIAIPAMVIGIPVYVGRKIHSRYEGRKTSKHKRNLAITGGVTLSVIASPVIAAVSVGFGVPIMLAYVYGVVPISLCRGGGCGVSTANGKGVKIEFDEDDGPITVADAWRALKNPSIGESSIEGLTSVLSTSGSPTDGLSVMQGPYSETASFAALSGGTLSGGILSSGKGKYSRLEVQADVQKEIFPKDTASLGAISDNASTRAMAGSIISSYNPQDRECNNMEIQVDIEAKPSQYQLVSGSSTEDSLHVHAQMAENEEEGGGGGGGGGGGGGGGGGDGDGGSGSGGIEEDPPCKHQSCEQKDCLASKAWDISLAQPESIRSDLESSDTQSDDVPDITSDECGSPRSHTAACPSTPRAQGAPSPSAHMNLCAPAEGQTVLKPEGAEARV; this is translated from the exons ATGGGCTCCGAGAAGGACTCCGAATCGCCGCGCTCCACATCCCTACACGCGGCTGCGCCCGACCCCAAGTGCCGCAGCGGCGGCCGGCGCCGGCGCCTCACCTTCCATAGCGTCTTCTCCGCCTCGGCCCGCGGCCGCCGCGCCCGGGCCAAACCGCAGGCCGAGCCGCCGCCCCCGGCTGCGCCGCCGCCCGCCCCGGCCCCAGCCGCGGCCCAGGCCCCGCCGCCTGAGGCGTTGCCCGCCGAGCCGGTCGCCGAGGCCGAGGAGGCCGCCGCGGCCGCGGGGGCCGGACTCAACGATGAAGAGGCGGCGGAGGGCGGCGGCCCGGGCACGGAGGAGGTGGAGTGCCCACTGTGTCTAGTGCGGCTGCCGCCGGAGCGGGCCCCGCGCCTACTCAGCTGTCCGCACCGCTCGTGCCGGGACTGCCTCCGCCACTACCTGCGCCTGGAGATCAGCGAGAGCCGGGTGCCCATCAGCTGCCCCGAGTGCAGTGAGCGACTCAACCCGCACGACATCCGCCTGCTGCTCGCCGACCCACCGCTCATGCACAAGTACGAGGAGTTCATGCTGCGCCGATACCTGGCCTCGGACCCGGACTGCCGCTGGTGCCCGGCCCCAGACTGCGG TTATGCTGTTATTGCCTATGGCTGTGCCAGCTGCCCAAAGCTAACCTGTGAGAGGGAAGGCTGCCAGACTGAGTTCTGCTACCACTGCAAGCAGATATGGCATCCAAATCAGACCTGCGATATGGCCCGGCAGCAGAGGGCACAGACTTTGAGAGTTCGGACCAAGCATACTTCAGGTCTCAGTTATGGGCAAGAATCTGGACCAG CAGATGACATCAAGCCATGCCCACGATGCAGTGCTTACATTATCAAGATGAATGATGGAAGCTGTAATCACATGACCTGTgcagtgtgtggctgtgaattctGCTGGCTTTGTATGAAAGAGATCTCAGACTTGCATTACCTCAG CCCCTCTGGCTGTACGTTCTGGGGCAAGAAGCCATGGAGTCGGAAGAAGAAAATTCTTTGGCAGCTGGGCACATTAATTGGTGCTCCAGTGGGGATTTCTCTCATTGCTGGTATTGCCATCCCTGCCATGGTCATTGGCATTCCTGTTTACGTTGGAAGGAAG atTCACAGCAGGTATGAGGGAAGGAAAACCTCCAAACACAAGAGAAATTTAGCCATCACAGGAGGAGTGACTTTGTCGGTCATTGCATCCCCAGTGATTGCAGCAGTTAGTGTTG GTTTTGGTGTCCCCATTATGCTGGCATATGTCTATGGGGTTGTGCCCATTTCTCTCTGTCGTGGCGGTGGCTGTGGAGTTAGCACAGCTAATGGAAAGGGAGTAAAAATTGAGTTTGATGAAGATGATGGTCCAATTACAG TGGCAGATGCCTGGCGAGCCCTCAAGAATCCCAGCATTGGGGAAAGCAGTATCGAAGGCCTGACTAGTGTGTTGAGCACCAGTGGAAGCCCTACAGATGGACTCAGTGTTATGCAAGGCCCTTACAGTGAAACAGCAAGCTTTGCAGCCCTCTCAGGGGGCACGCTGAGTGGTGGCATTCTCTCCAGTGGCAAAGGAAAGTACAGCAG GTTAGAAGTCCAAGCCGATGTCCAAAAGGAAATTTTCCCCAAAGACACAGCCAGTCTTGGTGCAATTAGTGACAACGCAAGCACTCGTGCTATGGCCGGTTCCATAATCAGTTCCTACAACCCACAGGACAG AGAATGCAACAATATGGAAATCCAAGTGGATATTGAGGCCAAACCAAGCCAGTATCAGCTGGTGAGTGGAAGCAGCACAGAGGATTCACTCCATGTCCATGCTCAGATggcagaaaatgaagaagaaggtggtggcggtggtggtggcggtggcggtggtggtggtggtggtggcggtgaTGGTGACGGTGGCAGCGGCAGCGGCGGCATTGAAGAGGATCCCCCCTGCAAACACCAAAGCTGTGAACAGAAAGACTGCCTGGCCAGTAAAGCTTGGGACATCAGCCTGGCCCAGCCAGAGAGCATCCGCAGTGATCTGGAGAGCTCTGACACACAGTCAGATGACGTGCCAGACATCACCTCAGATGAGTGCGGCTCTCCCCGCTCCCATACTGCAGCCTGCCCCTCAACCCCCAGAGCCCAAGGTGCACCAAGCCCAAGTGCCCATATGAACCTCTGTGCCCCAGCCGAGGGACAGACTGTCTTGAAGCCAGAAGGTGCAGAAGCCAGAGTATGA
- the Rnf19b gene encoding E3 ubiquitin-protein ligase RNF19B isoform X2 produces the protein MGSEKDSESPRSTSLHAAAPDPKCRSGGRRRRLTFHSVFSASARGRRARAKPQAEPPPPAAPPPAPAPAAAQAPPPEALPAEPVAEAEEAAAAAGAGLNDEEAAEGGGPGTEEVECPLCLVRLPPERAPRLLSCPHRSCRDCLRHYLRLEISESRVPISCPECSERLNPHDIRLLLADPPLMHKYEEFMLRRYLASDPDCRWCPAPDCGYAVIAYGCASCPKLTCEREGCQTEFCYHCKQIWHPNQTCDMARQQRAQTLRVRTKHTSGLSYGQESGPDDIKPCPRCSAYIIKMNDGSCNHMTCAVCGCEFCWLCMKEISDLHYLSPSGCTFWGKKPWSRKKKILWQLGTLIGAPVGISLIAGIAIPAMVIGIPVYVGRKIHSRYEGRKTSKHKRNLAITGGVTLSVIASPVIAAVSVGFGVPIMLAYVYGVVPISLCRGGGCGVSTANGKGVKIEFDEDDGPITVADAWRALKNPSIGESSIEGLTSVLSTSGSPTDGLSVMQGPYSETASFAALSGGTLSGGILSSGKGKYSRLEVQADVQKEIFPKDTASLGAISDNASTRAMAGSIISSYNPQDRECNNMEIQVDIEAKPSQYQLVSGSSTEDSLHVHAQMAENEEEGGGGGGGGGGGGGGGGGDGDGGSGSGGIEEDPPCKHQSCEQKDCLASKAWDISLAQPESIRSDLESSDTQSDDVPDITSDECGSPRSHTAACPSTPRAQGAPSPSAHMNLCAPAEGQTVLKPEGAEARV, from the exons ATGGGCTCCGAGAAGGACTCCGAATCGCCGCGCTCCACATCCCTACACGCGGCTGCGCCCGACCCCAAGTGCCGCAGCGGCGGCCGGCGCCGGCGCCTCACCTTCCATAGCGTCTTCTCCGCCTCGGCCCGCGGCCGCCGCGCCCGGGCCAAACCGCAGGCCGAGCCGCCGCCCCCGGCTGCGCCGCCGCCCGCCCCGGCCCCAGCCGCGGCCCAGGCCCCGCCGCCTGAGGCGTTGCCCGCCGAGCCGGTCGCCGAGGCCGAGGAGGCCGCCGCGGCCGCGGGGGCCGGACTCAACGATGAAGAGGCGGCGGAGGGCGGCGGCCCGGGCACGGAGGAGGTGGAGTGCCCACTGTGTCTAGTGCGGCTGCCGCCGGAGCGGGCCCCGCGCCTACTCAGCTGTCCGCACCGCTCGTGCCGGGACTGCCTCCGCCACTACCTGCGCCTGGAGATCAGCGAGAGCCGGGTGCCCATCAGCTGCCCCGAGTGCAGTGAGCGACTCAACCCGCACGACATCCGCCTGCTGCTCGCCGACCCACCGCTCATGCACAAGTACGAGGAGTTCATGCTGCGCCGATACCTGGCCTCGGACCCGGACTGCCGCTGGTGCCCGGCCCCAGACTGCGG TTATGCTGTTATTGCCTATGGCTGTGCCAGCTGCCCAAAGCTAACCTGTGAGAGGGAAGGCTGCCAGACTGAGTTCTGCTACCACTGCAAGCAGATATGGCATCCAAATCAGACCTGCGATATGGCCCGGCAGCAGAGGGCACAGACTTTGAGAGTTCGGACCAAGCATACTTCAGGTCTCAGTTATGGGCAAGAATCTGGACCAG ATGACATCAAGCCATGCCCACGATGCAGTGCTTACATTATCAAGATGAATGATGGAAGCTGTAATCACATGACCTGTgcagtgtgtggctgtgaattctGCTGGCTTTGTATGAAAGAGATCTCAGACTTGCATTACCTCAG CCCCTCTGGCTGTACGTTCTGGGGCAAGAAGCCATGGAGTCGGAAGAAGAAAATTCTTTGGCAGCTGGGCACATTAATTGGTGCTCCAGTGGGGATTTCTCTCATTGCTGGTATTGCCATCCCTGCCATGGTCATTGGCATTCCTGTTTACGTTGGAAGGAAG atTCACAGCAGGTATGAGGGAAGGAAAACCTCCAAACACAAGAGAAATTTAGCCATCACAGGAGGAGTGACTTTGTCGGTCATTGCATCCCCAGTGATTGCAGCAGTTAGTGTTG GTTTTGGTGTCCCCATTATGCTGGCATATGTCTATGGGGTTGTGCCCATTTCTCTCTGTCGTGGCGGTGGCTGTGGAGTTAGCACAGCTAATGGAAAGGGAGTAAAAATTGAGTTTGATGAAGATGATGGTCCAATTACAG TGGCAGATGCCTGGCGAGCCCTCAAGAATCCCAGCATTGGGGAAAGCAGTATCGAAGGCCTGACTAGTGTGTTGAGCACCAGTGGAAGCCCTACAGATGGACTCAGTGTTATGCAAGGCCCTTACAGTGAAACAGCAAGCTTTGCAGCCCTCTCAGGGGGCACGCTGAGTGGTGGCATTCTCTCCAGTGGCAAAGGAAAGTACAGCAG GTTAGAAGTCCAAGCCGATGTCCAAAAGGAAATTTTCCCCAAAGACACAGCCAGTCTTGGTGCAATTAGTGACAACGCAAGCACTCGTGCTATGGCCGGTTCCATAATCAGTTCCTACAACCCACAGGACAG AGAATGCAACAATATGGAAATCCAAGTGGATATTGAGGCCAAACCAAGCCAGTATCAGCTGGTGAGTGGAAGCAGCACAGAGGATTCACTCCATGTCCATGCTCAGATggcagaaaatgaagaagaaggtggtggcggtggtggtggcggtggcggtggtggtggtggtggtggcggtgaTGGTGACGGTGGCAGCGGCAGCGGCGGCATTGAAGAGGATCCCCCCTGCAAACACCAAAGCTGTGAACAGAAAGACTGCCTGGCCAGTAAAGCTTGGGACATCAGCCTGGCCCAGCCAGAGAGCATCCGCAGTGATCTGGAGAGCTCTGACACACAGTCAGATGACGTGCCAGACATCACCTCAGATGAGTGCGGCTCTCCCCGCTCCCATACTGCAGCCTGCCCCTCAACCCCCAGAGCCCAAGGTGCACCAAGCCCAAGTGCCCATATGAACCTCTGTGCCCCAGCCGAGGGACAGACTGTCTTGAAGCCAGAAGGTGCAGAAGCCAGAGTATGA